The Methylobacterium currus genome contains a region encoding:
- a CDS encoding FIST N-terminal domain-containing protein, whose protein sequence is MASAGSGEGTRTRSHRCGIQTAWTEAAGAEAAVAALAASLDVARIAHLVIFFSPAYGVEALNAALARAFPGVRVAGCTSSGEISPMAGLDRGLVAIAFPHEGFRIASTVLEAVDHLDAERAAASIRSLRCAHERISRGGQRFAISLIDGLANAEETVIAAIGYGLDGVPLVGGSAGDELTFSETALIHDGQVHRRAAILLLIESDFPVEIFKNDNFEPTGVKFVVTETDHEQRTVRELNAEPAAVEYASALGLDPDSLTPTSFAAHPLVVRVGGDYFCRSIRHLNPDQSLSFHCAIESGVVLTLARQKDLVEATREELARLDARLGGVDLVIGFECVLRRLDAEIHQARHSIAELYRHYNVVGFETYGEQYRSMHLNQTFTGIAIGRPAGP, encoded by the coding sequence ATGGCGAGTGCAGGGTCGGGTGAGGGCACGCGCACGCGCTCGCATCGCTGCGGGATCCAGACCGCCTGGACCGAGGCGGCCGGGGCCGAGGCCGCCGTGGCGGCGCTCGCCGCCTCCCTCGACGTCGCGCGCATCGCCCACCTCGTCATCTTCTTCTCGCCGGCCTACGGGGTCGAGGCACTGAACGCGGCGCTGGCCCGCGCCTTCCCGGGCGTGCGGGTCGCCGGCTGCACCTCCTCGGGCGAGATCAGCCCGATGGCCGGGCTCGACCGCGGCCTCGTGGCGATCGCCTTCCCGCACGAGGGGTTCCGCATCGCCTCGACGGTGCTGGAGGCGGTCGACCATCTCGACGCCGAGCGGGCCGCCGCCTCGATCCGCTCGCTTCGCTGCGCGCACGAGCGGATCTCCCGCGGCGGGCAGCGTTTCGCCATCTCGCTCATCGACGGCCTCGCCAATGCCGAGGAGACGGTGATCGCCGCCATCGGCTACGGGCTCGACGGGGTGCCCCTCGTCGGCGGCTCGGCCGGGGACGAGCTGACCTTCTCCGAGACGGCCCTGATCCATGACGGGCAGGTGCACCGCCGCGCGGCGATCCTGCTCCTGATCGAGTCGGATTTCCCGGTCGAGATCTTCAAGAACGACAATTTCGAGCCGACCGGCGTCAAGTTCGTGGTCACCGAGACCGATCACGAGCAGCGCACGGTGCGCGAACTCAACGCCGAGCCGGCGGCGGTCGAGTACGCCAGCGCGCTCGGCCTCGATCCCGACTCGCTCACGCCCACGAGCTTCGCGGCGCATCCGCTCGTCGTGCGGGTCGGCGGCGATTATTTCTGCCGCTCGATCCGCCACCTCAACCCGGACCAGTCGCTGAGCTTCCACTGTGCCATCGAGAGCGGCGTGGTGCTGACGCTGGCCCGCCAGAAGGACCTGGTCGAGGCGACCCGCGAGGAGCTGGCCCGGCTCGATGCGCGCCTCGGCGGCGTCGACCTGGTGATCGGCTTCGAATGCGTGCTGCGCCGCCTGGACGCCGAGATCCATCAGGCCCGCCACAGCATCGCCGAGCTCTACCGGCACTACAACGTCGTCGGCTTCGAGACCTATGGCGAGCAGTACCGCTCGATGCACCTGAACCAGACCTTCACGGGCATCGCCATCGGCCGGCCAGCGGGCCCGTGA
- a CDS encoding response regulator, which translates to MHLIIVDDHPLFRDALSSAVRLAFPAAEVEEADGIESACAALSRGRSIDLTLLDLTMQGVNGFDGLIAIRTRFPRIPVLVVSGLDDPRIVREALAHGAAGFVPKAAGKPVLIRAITDVLNGAVFVPEGLSGPAEAPGRKAGKAPIAERIAELTPQQVRVLLMIRQGKLNKQIAHELGVGDSTVKAHVSEILRKLGVISRTQIVIETANLDYDHILAGLPSS; encoded by the coding sequence ATGCACCTGATCATCGTCGACGATCATCCGTTGTTCCGCGATGCCCTGAGCAGCGCGGTCCGCCTCGCCTTCCCGGCCGCCGAGGTCGAGGAGGCGGACGGCATCGAGAGCGCCTGCGCGGCCCTGTCCCGCGGCCGCTCGATCGACCTGACCCTGCTCGACCTCACCATGCAGGGCGTCAACGGCTTCGACGGGCTGATCGCCATCCGCACCCGCTTCCCGCGCATCCCGGTGCTGGTCGTGTCGGGCCTCGACGATCCGCGCATCGTGCGCGAGGCGCTCGCCCACGGTGCCGCCGGCTTCGTGCCCAAGGCCGCCGGCAAGCCGGTGCTGATCCGCGCCATCACCGACGTGCTCAATGGGGCGGTGTTCGTGCCCGAGGGCCTCTCGGGACCCGCCGAGGCCCCGGGCCGCAAGGCCGGCAAGGCGCCGATCGCGGAGCGCATCGCCGAGCTGACCCCGCAGCAGGTCCGGGTGCTGCTGATGATCCGCCAGGGCAAGCTCAACAAGCAGATCGCCCACGAACTCGGCGTCGGCGACTCGACGGTCAAGGCCCACGTCTCGGAGATCCTGCGCAAGCTCGGGGTCATCAGCCGCACCCAGATCGTGATCGAGACCGCGAACCTGGATTACGATCATATCCTGGCGGGATTGCCGTCGAGCTGA
- a CDS encoding carbon starvation CstA family protein, translated as MTAVRKHGPWALVGALGAAALAVVATQRGESINALWIVIAAVSVYVIAYRYYSLYIADRIMRLDPTRQTPAVRHNDGLDYVPTDKYVLFGHHFAAIAGAGPLVGPVLAAQMGYLPGLLWILAGVVLAGAVQDFMVLFVSMRRDGRSLGELIRAELGTIPGVVALFGAFLIMVIILAVLALIVVKALAESPWGTFTVMATIPIALLMGVYSRWIRPGRIGEVSILGFVLLMAAILYGQSVANDPTLAAMFTFTGTQLCWMLIGYGFVASILPVWLLLAPRDYLSTFLKIGTIVGLALGILVLAPHLQMPAVTKFVDGTGPVWSGSLFPFLFITIACGAVSGFHSLISSGTTPKLIDNEVNARFIGYGGMLMESFVAVMALVAATVIDPGVYFTMNSPGAVIGTTPESASAAVTAMGFPISADTIKQTAADVGEHTVISRAGGAPTLAVGMAHIISNVVGGKAMMAFWYHFAILFEALFILTAVDAGTRAGRFMLQDLIGVAVPAFKDTASWGPSIVATGLCVAAWGFFLYQGVTDPLGGVNTLWPLFGISNQMLAAIALTLCTVVIFKMKRERYALVTIVPTLWLVACTLTAGLQKVFSADPRVGFLAHADRYATALAEGKVLAPAKNADQMSQIIFNDRVDAVLALVFVGVVVAIIAFGVQACLKAYRTDRWTAVEADPRAMPAAAE; from the coding sequence ATGACTGCCGTCCGGAAGCACGGACCCTGGGCCCTCGTGGGCGCGCTCGGGGCCGCCGCCCTCGCCGTGGTGGCGACGCAGCGCGGCGAGAGCATCAACGCCCTCTGGATCGTCATCGCGGCGGTCTCGGTCTACGTGATCGCCTACCGCTACTACTCGCTCTACATCGCCGACCGCATCATGCGGCTCGACCCGACCCGCCAGACCCCGGCCGTGCGCCACAATGACGGGCTCGATTACGTTCCGACCGACAAGTACGTCCTGTTCGGCCACCACTTCGCGGCGATCGCGGGCGCCGGCCCGCTGGTCGGCCCGGTGCTGGCCGCGCAGATGGGCTACCTGCCGGGCCTGCTCTGGATCCTCGCCGGCGTGGTGCTGGCCGGCGCCGTGCAGGACTTCATGGTGCTGTTCGTCTCGATGCGCCGCGACGGCCGCTCGCTCGGCGAGCTGATCCGCGCCGAGCTCGGCACGATTCCGGGCGTCGTCGCGCTGTTCGGCGCCTTCCTGATTATGGTCATCATCCTGGCGGTGCTGGCGCTGATCGTCGTCAAGGCGCTGGCCGAGAGCCCGTGGGGCACCTTCACGGTGATGGCGACGATCCCGATCGCGCTGCTGATGGGCGTCTACTCGCGCTGGATCCGTCCGGGACGCATCGGCGAGGTCTCGATCCTCGGCTTCGTGCTGCTGATGGCCGCGATCCTCTACGGCCAGTCCGTCGCCAACGATCCGACGCTCGCCGCGATGTTCACCTTCACCGGCACGCAGCTGTGCTGGATGCTGATCGGTTACGGCTTCGTCGCCTCGATCCTGCCGGTCTGGCTGCTGCTCGCCCCGCGCGACTACCTCTCGACCTTCCTCAAGATCGGCACCATCGTGGGCCTCGCGCTCGGCATCCTGGTGCTGGCGCCGCATCTCCAGATGCCGGCGGTGACGAAGTTCGTCGACGGCACCGGGCCGGTCTGGTCGGGCTCGCTGTTCCCGTTCCTGTTCATCACCATCGCCTGCGGCGCGGTCTCGGGCTTCCACAGCCTGATCTCCTCGGGCACGACGCCGAAGCTGATCGACAACGAGGTCAATGCCCGCTTCATCGGCTATGGCGGCATGCTGATGGAATCGTTCGTCGCCGTGATGGCGCTCGTCGCCGCCACCGTCATCGATCCGGGCGTGTACTTCACCATGAACTCGCCCGGCGCCGTGATCGGCACGACGCCCGAGAGCGCGTCGGCGGCGGTCACCGCCATGGGCTTCCCGATCAGCGCCGACACCATCAAGCAGACCGCGGCGGATGTCGGCGAGCATACCGTGATCTCGCGGGCCGGCGGCGCGCCGACGCTCGCGGTCGGCATGGCCCACATCATCTCGAACGTCGTCGGCGGCAAGGCGATGATGGCGTTCTGGTACCACTTCGCCATCCTGTTCGAGGCGTTGTTCATCCTCACCGCCGTCGATGCCGGGACGAGAGCCGGGCGCTTCATGCTCCAAGACCTGATCGGCGTCGCGGTGCCGGCCTTCAAGGACACCGCGTCCTGGGGCCCGAGCATCGTGGCGACGGGCTTGTGCGTCGCGGCCTGGGGCTTCTTCCTCTACCAGGGCGTGACCGACCCGCTCGGCGGCGTGAACACCCTGTGGCCGCTCTTCGGCATCTCGAACCAGATGCTGGCGGCGATCGCGCTCACGCTCTGCACCGTGGTCATCTTCAAGATGAAACGGGAGCGCTACGCCCTCGTCACCATCGTGCCGACCCTCTGGCTCGTCGCTTGCACCCTGACGGCCGGCCTCCAGAAGGTATTCTCCGCCGATCCGCGGGTGGGCTTCCTGGCCCATGCCGACCGCTACGCCACCGCGCTCGCCGAGGGCAAGGTGCTGGCGCCGGCGAAGAACGCCGACCAGATGAGCCAGATCATCTTCAACGACCGCGTCGACGCGGTGCTGGCGCTGGTCTTCGTCGGCGTCGTGGTGGCGATCATCGCCTTCGGCGTCCAGGCCTGCCTCAAGGCCTACCGCACCGACCGCTGGACCGCCGTCGAGGCGGATCCGCGGGCGATGCCGGCGGCGGCGGAGTGA
- a CDS encoding YbdD/YjiX family protein, with translation MGSADTLRERWATLTRCVCDGARLMVGQGNYDTYVAHIRKTHPDQQPMTPTEFFRERQNARFGVGGRGGFRCC, from the coding sequence ATGGGTTCGGCGGACACCTTGCGGGAGCGCTGGGCGACCCTGACGCGCTGCGTCTGCGACGGGGCGCGGCTGATGGTCGGCCAGGGCAACTACGACACCTACGTCGCCCATATCCGCAAGACCCACCCCGACCAGCAGCCGATGACTCCGACGGAATTCTTCCGCGAGCGCCAGAACGCCCGGTTCGGCGTCGGCGGCCGCGGCGGCTTCCGCTGCTGCTGA
- a CDS encoding DMT family transporter, translating to MATLTLPVAVPSARPALPALLGDQPLRGIVLVVVSTMFLSSSDATAKYLTGQLAGIEVAWLRYVGFLAVMLAAAGVRAHLKRGASPFRSARPGLQVVRGIALVGSSLLFLAGLRTLPVAEITAIAFVSPIFVTALSIPVLGEKVGARRWAAAFVGLLGVLIIVRPGTSAFQTAALLPIVSAVFWAAALVVTRKINGYDAPQTTMTWSAIVGFVILSAIVPFVWETPNLNQVAIGAAIGFISTAGHWIVTIAYRHAPASTLVPFSYSQIIWAGLLGFLFFGTVPDAYMGLGVLVIGGSGLYTAHRERMRHVPAPTGVLPAGGVR from the coding sequence GTGGCCACCCTGACACTCCCCGTCGCCGTCCCCTCCGCCCGCCCGGCCCTGCCGGCCCTGCTCGGCGACCAGCCGCTGCGCGGCATCGTGCTGGTGGTGGTCTCCACCATGTTCCTGTCGAGCTCCGACGCCACCGCCAAGTACCTCACCGGGCAGCTCGCCGGGATCGAGGTGGCGTGGCTGCGCTATGTCGGCTTCCTCGCCGTGATGCTGGCGGCTGCCGGGGTGCGGGCGCATCTCAAGCGTGGCGCCTCGCCGTTCCGGAGCGCGCGGCCGGGCCTGCAGGTGGTGCGCGGCATCGCCCTCGTCGGCTCCTCCCTGCTGTTCCTCGCGGGCCTGCGTACCCTGCCGGTGGCCGAGATCACGGCGATCGCCTTCGTGTCGCCGATCTTCGTCACCGCCCTGTCGATCCCGGTGCTCGGCGAGAAGGTCGGCGCCCGGCGCTGGGCCGCGGCCTTCGTCGGCCTCCTCGGCGTGCTGATCATCGTGCGGCCGGGCACCAGCGCGTTCCAGACCGCCGCCCTCCTGCCGATCGTCTCCGCCGTGTTCTGGGCCGCCGCCCTGGTGGTGACCCGCAAGATCAACGGCTACGACGCACCGCAGACCACCATGACCTGGTCGGCCATCGTCGGCTTCGTGATCCTGTCGGCCATCGTGCCCTTCGTCTGGGAGACCCCGAACCTCAACCAGGTCGCGATCGGCGCCGCGATCGGCTTCATCTCGACCGCCGGGCACTGGATCGTCACCATCGCCTACCGCCACGCCCCGGCCTCGACCCTGGTGCCGTTCTCCTACAGCCAGATCATCTGGGCCGGCCTCCTCGGCTTCCTGTTCTTCGGCACGGTGCCGGACGCCTATATGGGCCTCGGCGTCCTGGTGATCGGCGGCAGCGGCCTCTACACCGCCCACCGCGAGCGGATGCGCCACGTCCCGGCCCCGACCGGGGTGCTGCCGGCGGGCGGGGTGCGCTGA